CGGCGGCAGCGCGGCATCGCTGCGCACGGCGGTCAACGGAACCGCTCGGCCAGGCTGGTTGACGGTCGGGCGACCCTGGGCGCCGGCGAGTGAAGCGACGGCGGTCAGAAGGCTCGCCGCGCGGAGCGTGGACTGGAGTTGGCGCATCGTCTGTGCGGGGAAGGGAAAAGGACGCCTAATTCTACGCCCTGGGCCGTTGGCCCGCTGGCGAAGGAGGACCTCGAATCGCCAATCGCGCCCGCGGTTCTTAGTATTGGCCATGCTCTCTCCCTCGGCGCTGGGCAGCCGATATCGGGTGGATCACGAGCTCGGCCGAGGCGGGATGGCGGCCGTGTACGAGGCGGACGACGTCGCCCATCACCGTCACGTCGCGATCAAGGTGCTCGACTCGAGCGTCGGCGCGGCGCTCGGCGCCGAGCGGTTCCTGCGCGAGATCCAGGTTGCGGCCGGGCTTCAGCACCCCAACATCCTCCCGGTCTACGACTCGGGCGAGTCCGAGGCCGGCGGCCTGCTGTACTACGTCATGCCCGTCGTGCGCGGCGCGTCGCTGCGCGCGAAGCTCGAGCGGGAGCGACAGCTGCCGATCGACGACGCGGTGCGCATCGCGTCGCAAGTCGCCGCGGCGCTCGACTACGCCCACGAACGGGGAATCGTCCACCGCGACATCAAACCCGAAAACGTTCTTCTCGACGGCGATCACGCGTTCGTCGCCGACTTTGGTCTCGCGAAGTCGCTCGAAGCGGCGAACGATTCGTTGACCGCGACCGGAATCGCGCTTGGAACGCCGGCGTACATGAGTCCCGAGCAGGCGTCGGGCGAGCGCGTCGACGGCCGTACGGACGTCTACGCGCTCGGCTGCCTGCTCTACGAGATGCTCGCCGGCGAACCGCCGTTCACGGGTTCGTCGGCACAGGCCGTGATCGCGAAGCGGATGGCCGCGCCGGCGCCGAGCGTGCACGTGCTCAGAGACAACGTTCCGTCGAACGTCGAAGCGGCGGTCGCGCGGGCGCTGTCCCGGGCCGCGGCGGATCGCTTCGCGACCGCCGGGGAATTCGCCGGCGCCATCCTGGCGCCGCCGCGCGAGCAGGGCGCGCCCGGGATGTCCGCCCGCGCGAGGCGGCGTGCGACGACGATCGGCGTTGCGGCGGCGCTCGTGCTCGGCGCGACGGCGTTGTTGTCACGAATGTACTCGACGTTCATCGGACCGACGGCCAAAGCGCAATCGTCGCATCGCTGGCCCGGCACCGACGATTCGCTCGCGTATGATCTGTTCATGAAGGGCAAGGCGCAGGAGGTGCGCCGCAGCGAGCCCGCGATCGGCCGGTCCATCGATCTCTATCGCGCATCGATCGCGCGTGATTCGAACTTCGCAGGCGCGTGGGCTGGATTGGCGCGCGCCGTGCAATTCGCCCAGCTCTGGCGTTACCACATCGCGAGCGTACCGGTCGAGAGTCTCGTTCCGGTGATGGTTCGCTCGAGCGAGCGGGCGGTTGAACTGGATACGACCAGCGCGGAAGTGTGGCTTGCCCGCGCTCTCGCGCTGCGAGGCATCTCGCCGAGTACGCGGCGCGGGATGCTCGACGCGGTGCAGCGAGCCATCCGGATCGATTCGACCAAAGCAGATGCGTGGGTCGTGCTCGGCACCGTGTGGGCCGACAGTCTCGTGCCGCGGCGCGCGATCGAGGCGTATCGCCGCGCGATCGCGCTCAATCCGCGACAGACGAATGCCATGGGCTATTTGTCGCTCGTCTATTTATGGAACCACGACGTCGATTCCGCGCTGGTGTGGGCCGACAGCGGCACGAGGGTCGATCCATCCCAGATTTTCGTGCGCGGGGCGCTCGGCTTGACGCGGCGCGAGCGGCACGAGTGGGCGCTCGCGGCGACGGAATACGAGGCGATGCTCAACATCGGCACCGGGCCCGATCGTGTCGAGGGTTGGGCGGGCCTCGCCGAGCTTGCGTGGCGGCGCGGCGACCGGCACGCGGCCGACACACTTCTCACGCGTGCCATCGCCGGTGCCGACACGTTGCATCCGACGGTGCATGATGCCGTGTACCTGGCGTGGGGTTTTGCGTCGACCGGGCGCCGCGAAGCTGCCATTCGCCTGCTGCGCCGCTTCGATCCGCCCGGGGACTCACACTTCCAACAACACCTGGTGAGTGATCCCGTGCTCGACAGTCTCCGTTCCGATCCGCGTGTGGTCGCCCTGTTTCGCGAGAAGCCAGGGCGATCGTGACGCGCGTCGCCGCGGCTCGTTTGTCAACGACGTCCGACTTCGACATGATTCGACCATGACCGCTCCCGCTTCCACTCTTCGCACGTACGACGTCGGCGCGCGCTCGACCGACGTCTTCGGCCGCGTCCTCGTCAGCTCGCGCGACCACCATTTCATCGTCGACGGACCGGTGCAGAACGGTTGCCCGGGCGAGGAGATCACGCCCGTGGAGCTGTTTCTCACGGCGGTCGCGGCATGCGGCGTAGAGCTCGTCCACGTGATCGCGCGCGACACGAACGCCCCGCTCGATCGCGTCGCCGTGCGAATTCACGGCGAAGTCGATCGCACGAAGCAGGCGCGCACCGACCTCACCACGCTCAACGCCGTTCGCCTCGACTTCACGCTCTGGGGCACCGACGGCGCCAGCGCCGCGGCACTCGTCGAGGGCTTCAAGCGGCGGTGACCGCTGTACGGCACGGTCGCGGTCGCGACCCCCGACGTTCACGTGTCGTTCGAGCTCGGCGACAAAGCCGCGCGCTAGTCGCCGATCGGCTGCGATTGTCTCAGTTGAGGGGCAGCTCCCATACACGCGGGTCTTCTGTTCCGAGCACCCACACGGAGTATCCGCGCAGCTTGTACTTCCGCACGAGCTCGAGCTTGGCCGCGAACGCGCGCGCGTCTTCGATCCACACGTGCTCGAACACGCCCGCGTTGCTCCAGAAGGCGTACGACGACTTCTCACGGTCGTCCCACGTTGGCGTCAGATGGAACGTTCGGACCAGCGAATCGATCTTGGAGAACTCCGAGTCACCGGCCTTCGAGCGGGCGCCGTTCGCCGAGTCGTACGAGGCGAACCAATGGTCGGAGTAGGACGGAATGCCGAGCGAGATCTTCGAGGGAGGCACCCCCAGCGAGAGAACGTACTGCAGGCATTCCTCCATCCACGGATACCCGGCGACCGGGCCCGGCGGCGTGCCGCCAGTGTGCTGCGCGTACGTCATGTACGAGAGGAAGTCGAGCGACTCGGCGAGCGCCTTGTAGTCGTACGCGCCGCGCCAGTTCTCGAAGATCCATTTGTGATAGGCGCTCGGACCCGGATCTTCGCCGGTGCGCGGCACGACGGCCGCCGAGACCGAGCAGTTCGCCGCGTGGAGTCGCGCCACGGCGTCGCGGACGAAGCTTGTGAAGGCGTTCTTGTCCACGACGTTCACGTTCTCGATGTCGAACTGAATTCCGTCGAGGTGTTGGTCGCGGCACAACGCGACCAGGCTCTCGATCGCGCGCCGACGGACGGACGCGACGTTGAGGATTCGGTGAATGAGCGGCTGGTTGAATCCGGGGTTCACGACGAGCGGAACGAGCTTGACCCCGCGCGCGTGCGCGGTGTCCACCAAGCGCTTGTCGAGGTGCCCGTGGATCGCTCCCTGGTTGTCGAACGAAAACACTTGCGGCGAGACGATCGAGATGTGGCTCGCGTGGACGAGGAAGCTATCGGTGCTTCGTTCGGCGCCGGTGGAATACCAAAGCGCCTCGAGCTGCTGCGCCGGCAGACGGTGCGACGCCGCGAGCATCGCCAGGGAAAGCATGAATTTCTGCACGACTCAGAATACGATCGTCCCCGCCACCGGTCCACCGGTCCACCGGTCCACCGGTCCATCGGTCCACCGGTCTACCGGTCTACCGGTCTACCGGTCTACCGGTCTACCGGGATTAGTATTCGCGACGGATCCCCTGCGTGCGTCCGCCGCGAGCGCCCGTCGTGGCGTCGGCGCAATTCTCCTCCACCTCCGTCGGGAATGAATGAGCGGCTTCGATAACGCGCGCACGATCCTCAAGACGTTGCGCGACGCCAAGGCGTGGAAGCCCGCGTCCTTCGGCGCGCTGAGCGACGGGCTCGTCCACCGAAATCGAAATGCGCTGCTGGGGATATCCGAGCAGGAACATCTCGTCGCCGCCGCGGAGTGGTTGGCGCGCGCGCAAGACGCGCAGGCGGACGGCGGTGTTTCAGGGAGGTTCCTCGTCGGTCGTGGCTGGTCGTCGTCGTACCCCGAAACGACCGGATACATCGTTCCAACTTTTTTGGCGCTCGAGTCGGAAGCGGGAATGCGCGGCTACCGCGGCCGCGCGCAACGCTGCATCGAATTCCTGCTCGGCGTGCAGCTTCCGAGCGGCGCCTTCCCCGGCCTCGAGATCGCCGAGAATCGCGACAAACCCTCGATCTTCAACTCGGCGCAGATTCTCAACGGGCTCACGGGATGGCATCGCGCGACCGGGGATGACACGACGCTCGGCGCCGCGCGCCGTGTGGCCGACTGGCTGATCGACGCCCAAGACGACGACGGCGCGTGGCGAAAGCACCTCTACGGTTCGGGGAAGACGTACACGTACATGGCGCACGCCGCGTGTTGGATCGCCGAGTTCGGCGAGCATGTCGGCGACGCGCGCTACCTCGACGCCGCGCGCCGCCATCTCGAGTGGGTGCTGGCGCACGTCGACGACAGCACGGGTTGGATCGAGGACTGCGGCTTCGAGGGACCGCCGGGCACGCGCGACGCCGTCACGCACACGATCGCCTACACGATCTGGGGCGTGCTGTTCATGTCGCGGGTTCTCGGGCACGAGCGCGGAATGTCCGCGGCTCGGCGCGCGGCTCGCGCCGTCGCGCGCCGGGTCGGCATCTCGAAGTGGCTCCCTGGGCGGCTCGACGCGCAGTGGAAGGGAACGACGACCTACGCCTGCCTTACCGGCAACGCGCAGATGGCGCTCATCTGGCTCGAGCTTCACCGCCTCGAGAGCGACCCCGCGTTGGTGAGCGCCGCCTTCACCGTGCTCGATTTGGTCAAGCGCGCGCAGCTCATGCGCTCGAGCGAGCCCGGTCTTCGTGGCGGCGTCGGCGGTTCGGACCCGTTGTGGGGCGGCTACATCCATCTCGCCGTACCGAATTGGGCCGCGAAGTTCTTCATCGACGCGCTGCTCGCGAAGCGACGCACGCTCGCGGGCATGACGGATCTTCCGGTACGAGGCCACGACACCGCGACCGACGTTCCGACGGGCCTGCCGCGCGCGTTGCCATCCGCGGTGCACGCCTCCGGCGGCGCTCAACGTCCGCGCGTCGTTCTACTCGCCGACGAGCACGGACACAAAGTCGAGCAGTTTCTCGATGCGTGGTCGAGTTGGGGATTTCGTCCGGATGGCGTCGTCGTGCGCCGCCTTCCGGAGCCGTCGACGCTCGAGCGCATGCGCACGCACGTGCGCGATCGCGGTCTAGTGAGCGTCGCCCGCCGCGTGCTCGGGGTCAGAACGAGCGAGCGGTCGAACGGCTCGAGCTCCGCAATGCGGGCGAGCACGGGTCGCACCGCGGGGACGGTTGGTACCCATTCAGGCACGCCGGTATCGGCCTTTTGCGCGGCGCGGGGCATTCCGACCGTCATCGTGGAATCGCGCGACGACCCGGCCGACGTCGAGCGCGTTCGATCGCTGCGTCCCGACCTGTTCGTGTACGCGGGCTACGGGATTCTTCGCGCGCGCATGCTGAGCGTCGCGCCCCTCGGAACGCTGAACGCGCACATGGGAATCTTGCCGCCAATTCGCGGCATGAACGCGACCGAGTGGAGCGCGTTCACCGGGACGCCCGTCGGCTGCACGATTCATTTGATCGACACGGGCATCGACACGGGCGACGTCATCCTCGTCGAGCAGGTCGACTCCGCGGGAGCGGACAGCATCGGCGAATTGCGCGACCGCGTTGACTTGGCGCAGGTCGACGCGCTCGGCCGAGTCGTGCGGTGGGTGCTCGAGCACGGGAAACTCCCGCCAACGTACGCGCAACGCGCGGACGAGGGGCGTCAGTACTTCCCGATGCACCCCGAATTGCGCGAGTTGCTCGAGGTCCATCTCGCGGGTCACCGGGTCACCGGGCACCGGGATACGGGAACCGCGTGACCCGGCGTCCTAGCGTACGCCGTTCCGGTATCCCGGTGCCCGGTTTTCCGGTCACCCGGTCGTCCCATCGAGATTCCGCGTAACGACGTAGAAGTTCGGATCCACGGCGAGCGTGTCGACGTGCGGCATGGTCTTCCACGCTTCCGTCGGATGAATCAGCACGCCGTTCGCGCGCACCGGCATCGCGAAGCCAGGTACCACTTCCGCCCATCGGTACGCGGTGCCCCCCGTCGTCTGCTTGTATTCGAGAACTGGAACCTTGGGCGTCGTCAGGTACTGCTCGAAGACCGGCTTGAGATTCAGGCCCGATGCCTGGATCATGTAGTCCTCGATCTGCTGTCCCATCACTGTTTGGTGCCGGAACCGGGACTGGATGC
The nucleotide sequence above comes from Gemmatimonadaceae bacterium. Encoded proteins:
- a CDS encoding protein kinase, translating into MLSPSALGSRYRVDHELGRGGMAAVYEADDVAHHRHVAIKVLDSSVGAALGAERFLREIQVAAGLQHPNILPVYDSGESEAGGLLYYVMPVVRGASLRAKLERERQLPIDDAVRIASQVAAALDYAHERGIVHRDIKPENVLLDGDHAFVADFGLAKSLEAANDSLTATGIALGTPAYMSPEQASGERVDGRTDVYALGCLLYEMLAGEPPFTGSSAQAVIAKRMAAPAPSVHVLRDNVPSNVEAAVARALSRAAADRFATAGEFAGAILAPPREQGAPGMSARARRRATTIGVAAALVLGATALLSRMYSTFIGPTAKAQSSHRWPGTDDSLAYDLFMKGKAQEVRRSEPAIGRSIDLYRASIARDSNFAGAWAGLARAVQFAQLWRYHIASVPVESLVPVMVRSSERAVELDTTSAEVWLARALALRGISPSTRRGMLDAVQRAIRIDSTKADAWVVLGTVWADSLVPRRAIEAYRRAIALNPRQTNAMGYLSLVYLWNHDVDSALVWADSGTRVDPSQIFVRGALGLTRRERHEWALAATEYEAMLNIGTGPDRVEGWAGLAELAWRRGDRHAADTLLTRAIAGADTLHPTVHDAVYLAWGFASTGRREAAIRLLRRFDPPGDSHFQQHLVSDPVLDSLRSDPRVVALFREKPGRS
- a CDS encoding OsmC family protein, which gives rise to MTAPASTLRTYDVGARSTDVFGRVLVSSRDHHFIVDGPVQNGCPGEEITPVELFLTAVAACGVELVHVIARDTNAPLDRVAVRIHGEVDRTKQARTDLTTLNAVRLDFTLWGTDGASAAALVEGFKRR
- a CDS encoding glycosyl hydrolase family 18 protein; protein product: MQKFMLSLAMLAASHRLPAQQLEALWYSTGAERSTDSFLVHASHISIVSPQVFSFDNQGAIHGHLDKRLVDTAHARGVKLVPLVVNPGFNQPLIHRILNVASVRRRAIESLVALCRDQHLDGIQFDIENVNVVDKNAFTSFVRDAVARLHAANCSVSAAVVPRTGEDPGPSAYHKWIFENWRGAYDYKALAESLDFLSYMTYAQHTGGTPPGPVAGYPWMEECLQYVLSLGVPPSKISLGIPSYSDHWFASYDSANGARSKAGDSEFSKIDSLVRTFHLTPTWDDREKSSYAFWSNAGVFEHVWIEDARAFAAKLELVRKYKLRGYSVWVLGTEDPRVWELPLN
- a CDS encoding formyltransferase family protein, whose translation is MSGFDNARTILKTLRDAKAWKPASFGALSDGLVHRNRNALLGISEQEHLVAAAEWLARAQDAQADGGVSGRFLVGRGWSSSYPETTGYIVPTFLALESEAGMRGYRGRAQRCIEFLLGVQLPSGAFPGLEIAENRDKPSIFNSAQILNGLTGWHRATGDDTTLGAARRVADWLIDAQDDDGAWRKHLYGSGKTYTYMAHAACWIAEFGEHVGDARYLDAARRHLEWVLAHVDDSTGWIEDCGFEGPPGTRDAVTHTIAYTIWGVLFMSRVLGHERGMSAARRAARAVARRVGISKWLPGRLDAQWKGTTTYACLTGNAQMALIWLELHRLESDPALVSAAFTVLDLVKRAQLMRSSEPGLRGGVGGSDPLWGGYIHLAVPNWAAKFFIDALLAKRRTLAGMTDLPVRGHDTATDVPTGLPRALPSAVHASGGAQRPRVVLLADEHGHKVEQFLDAWSSWGFRPDGVVVRRLPEPSTLERMRTHVRDRGLVSVARRVLGVRTSERSNGSSSAMRASTGRTAGTVGTHSGTPVSAFCAARGIPTVIVESRDDPADVERVRSLRPDLFVYAGYGILRARMLSVAPLGTLNAHMGILPPIRGMNATEWSAFTGTPVGCTIHLIDTGIDTGDVILVEQVDSAGADSIGELRDRVDLAQVDALGRVVRWVLEHGKLPPTYAQRADEGRQYFPMHPELRELLEVHLAGHRVTGHRDTGTA